Below is a genomic region from Microbacterium galbinum.
TTCGCGTCACCGTCGGGGGCGGATGCCGGAGTCCCCGGCACTCCCGTCAGCCACTCGACGTGGCGGCGGGCGAGGGCCTGCGCCTCATCGGATGCCGGGTCGATGCCGCTCTCGGCGGCGGCGATCCAGTCGCGACCGAGGTCGGCGACCCTCTGCTTCCAGTCGATGCGCTCGGCATCCGTCATGCTCCGCCACCAGCGGTCGCCGTCGGCGTAGGCCTTCGCGCCCCAGCGCTGCTCGACCTCGTCCCTGTACTGCGTGTGGTCGAAGCCGTCGAACATGTTCTCTGCCATGAGTTCTTCACCTCCTCTCAGAGCGTCGATGGTGGATTCGACCGACGCGATCTGTCGCGCCAGCCGGGTCTGCTCCTCGCGCAGCAGCGCGAGGTGGGTTTCGAGAGCGGATGCCTCCGCGCGCTTGGTTCCTGCACCCTCGGCCCCCTGGATCCCTGCACCCTCGGCACCCTGGGTCCCTGAGCCTGTCGAAGGGCCCAACACCTCCGCGATCTGCGGCAGCCCGAGTCCGAGCTCGCGCAGCAGCAGGATGCGCTGGAGGCGCACGAGGGCGGTCTCGTCGTAGTGGCGGTAGCCGTTCGCCGCGATGCGCGTCGGCGCCAGCAGTCCGATGTCGTCGTAGTGACGCAGGGTTCTGCTGGTCGTGCCGGCGAGGCGGGCGATCTCCTGGATCGACCAGTCCCGACTGCTCATGCGCTTCTCCTTCCGTGTGGATGTCTCCACCGTAGAAGTTGACGTTGCGTCAATGTCAAGCGGCGCGAACCCGAGAGTTTCCCGACCTCTTGACAATTTCGAGATATATCGTGTTATCTTTCTCGAACACGATATATCTCGATCCTCGACCCAGGAGAAGCAGACATGACCGAGAAGTGGCTCATCGCCCCCGGCGAAGAACGCGTCATCGACATCGAATCCGTGACGCGCCTCAAGGTCGGCCTCGTCGGCGGACAGGTCGACGTGATCGCGCACGACGAACCCGGCATCCGCATCGAGGTCCACGGCGTCACCACCAAGGACCTCCGCATCGAATCCCACGACGGCGAGGTCGAGATCGACCACCCGCAGCTCGGCTGGGACAACTTCCTCGAGGTGTTCCGCAACTTCGGCAGCGGCGGTCCTCGCGCCGAGGTGAGCGTGGCCGTGCCCCGCTCGATCGCGCTGAACCTCGGCGTCGTCAGCGCCGGCGCCCTCGTCTCCGGCATCCGCAATGATGCTCGCCTCAGCACCGTCTCGGGCGACCTCATCGTCGACACCCTGATCGGCGACCTCACCGTCAACACCGTCTCGGGCGACGTGCAGGTGCGCGGTCTCACCGGCTCGATCAACGCGAACAGCGTGTCGGGCGACGTGGCCGTCACCGGCGTCGTGCGCAAGGCGACCGTCGACATCGTCTCGGGCTCGACGACCGTCGACGCCGCCGGTGATGTGAACACCATCTCGGTGAACTCGGTCTCGGGCGGCACCACGGTGCGCCTCGACGAGTCGCTCGCCGCGAACTACGTCATCCGTTCGCTCAGCGGCCGCCTGCTCATCGACGGCATCGAGCGCAGCTCCTCGGGGCCGAGCAACTACACCGGCACCAAGGGCGAGCTCGCCGGGCGCTTCGTCGATCTGCGGGTGAACTCCGTCTCGGGCGGCGTCACGGTTCTGCGCCGCACCCCCGAGTCGATCACGAACGACGCGGAATGGGAGGAAGAGGCATGACCCCCGCCGTCTTCTCGCACGGCGACCTGCGCCTGTACCTGCTGTCGCTGCTCGCCGAGTCACCGCAGCACGGCTACGGCATCATCCAGGCGCTCACCGATCGCACCGGCGGCACCTACACCCCGAGCGCCGGCACCATCTACCCGCGCCTCGCGAAGCTCGAGGAAGAGGGGCTCGTCACCAAGACGGTCGACGGGCGCACCACGATCTACGCGATCACCGACGAGGGCCGCGCCGAACTCGCCTCCCGCGAGAACGACCTGGCCGGGATCGAGTCCGGGCTCGCCGACTCGGTGCGCCTCATCGCCAACGAGGTGCGTCAGAGCGTGCAGGACGCGATGAAGACCCTCCGCGCCGACCTCGCCTCGGCCGCGCACGACGAACGCCAGTCGGCGAAGAGCCGCCCGCGCTCGGCATCCGATGACACTCGGGTGACGAGCCGCGAGGAGATGCACCGGGCGGATGCCGTGATCAACGCGTTCCGTGCACGCATCCGCACCGATCTGCGCACGCACGTGGCGCAGGGCGGCGCGCTCCCCGCGAACGTCGTGACCGATCTCGAGAACGCCCTCGACGCCGCCGCCCGCGCGGTGACGGTCGGCATCTCGACGACCCGCTAGGCCGCCTACCAGGTCGACAGGATCAGCGCCGGGTCGCTGAGCCTGTCGAAGCGCCGCGCCCCGCATCACCCGCCCCGAGAAGGTCCCGGTATCGCCCGCCGATATCGGGACCTTCTGCGCTACTGTCACCCCATGAGCATCGCTCGTCCGCTGCGCCGCAGCACCGCAGTCGCCGCTACGGTGGCGCTCTCGGTCATCGCCCTCACCGCATGCGTTCCCAGCATCACAGACATCCTTCAGCGTTCGACCGCCTCGTCCGTCGAGCAGATTCAGGACGACCTCTGGCCCTACCGTGCGGACATCGTCGCTGATCCTGAACAAGCGATCGTCGCGCTCGGATTCATCGCGGACGCCCGTCACGGTGTGCCACTGGAGGACAACCGCGGAGGAACGCTCCTTCTGAACATGAGCGATGGCGAGGACGGCCCGGCTCTCTCTCTGCTCGCATCGGGTGGGGCGCAGACGGGAGGCGGGTGGACGTACGACCAACAATCCGCCGCGGTCTGCGTCACGTTGACCTTCCCGCAGACTCGGGATCGCATCGTCACCACGCCCGCGAGGTGCCCTGACATCCCTCAGCTCGAGCACTTCGACCGCGTCTACTCCCTCGACGATCTCGACGTGCGCCGTGAAGTCACTGACGCTGACTACCCGGCGCCCGTGTGCCAGTGCTACAGCGGCAGCGCGTGCGACTGCCCGGGAGGCTAGGAGTACCGGCCGAAGCTTTCGACTTCAGCGCTGAGTCTCACGATGGAATCGGACCAGTCAGGTCCCTCGCTCACCGCGGGGACCGATGAGAGGATGGCGGCATGAGCACTCTCCGCCCGATCGATGTCGATTCGTGGCCGCGCGCCGAGCACTTCCGGCACTACTCCACCGCCGTGCCGTGCAGCTACGCCCTCACGGTCGAGCTCGATGCGACGCGGCTCACGGCGGCGATCCGCAACGCCGCGCGCAAGACATATCCGACACAGATCTGGGCCCTTGCTGATGCGGTCAACCGTCACGAGCAGTTCCGGATGGGCCTGACCGCCGACGGCGCACCCGGCATCTGGGACGTCGTGCACCCTGCGTTCACCGTGTTCAACCCCGAACGCGAGACGTTCGCGAGCGTGTGGACGCCGTACGATCCCGACTTCGCGACCTTCCAAGAGCACGCCGTCGACCTCCTGAGCACGCACCGCTCAGCGACGGAGATGTTCCCGCAGTCCGATACGCCGCCCAACACCTTCGACGTCTCGAGCCTGCCGTGGACGACGTTCACCGCGTTCTCACTGCAGATCAAGGATGCCGGGACGCATCTCCCGCCCATCTTCACCCTCGGCCGCTACGTCGAGCGCGCGGGCCAAGTGATCCAGCCCCTCGCGATCCAGATCCACCACGCCGCAGCGGACGGCTTCCACACCGGCCGCCTCGTCGATGACCTCCAGCGGCTGTTCGACGACCCGAGCTGGGTCGGCTGAGACGACCCCGGAGACCTACTCCGCCGCCTCCGGCCAGATCTCCTTCTGGGAGTCGGGCACGAGGTCGCCGAGCGGCACGACGAGGATCGACCGGTGCTGGCGATGCGCCAGGCGAGCGGCGACCGATCCGGTGAAGAATTCTCGGATGCTCTCGCCGATGCCCCGCTTGCGGGTGCCGATCACGATCAACTGAGCGTCGAGCTTGTGCGCCAGCTGCTTGATCGCGAGCGCCGGGTCGCCGACGAGCTGACGGGCGGTCCAGGTGATGCCCGAGGCGTCGAGGGCCGGGGCGACCGCCGCCTGCACGGCCTCGAATTCGGCCGCACCGGCGTCGAAGTTGATGTCGATGGGGGCCGAGTGCACGTAGCCGTCGGGGTCCTCGTAGGTGACGAAACGCGTCACGTCGACGTGGGCGACCACGAGGGGCACACCGAGTAGTCGGGCGTAGCGCACGGCCTCGTCGACCACGCGGCCGTCTTGATGGGGCTGCACTCCGACGATCACGGCCTTCTGCAGAGCCGCGTTCTGTGCGGCCTCGTCGGACGGAGTGGAGGTGTTCTCGGTCATGATGATCGCTCCCTTCACCAGCCTGGCATCAGCCAGAGGGTATTACCCGCGTGC
It encodes:
- a CDS encoding MerR family transcriptional regulator → MSSRDWSIQEIARLAGTTSRTLRHYDDIGLLAPTRIAANGYRHYDETALVRLQRILLLRELGLGLPQIAEVLGPSTGSGTQGAEGAGIQGAEGAGTKRAEASALETHLALLREEQTRLARQIASVESTIDALRGGEELMAENMFDGFDHTQYRDEVEQRWGAKAYADGDRWWRSMTDAERIDWKQRVADLGRDWIAAAESGIDPASDEAQALARRHVEWLTGVPGTPASAPDGDAKAYVLGLGEMYVADPRFGANYATSSGGTHGAEFVRDALRVYAEANL
- a CDS encoding DUF4097 family beta strand repeat-containing protein; translated protein: MTEKWLIAPGEERVIDIESVTRLKVGLVGGQVDVIAHDEPGIRIEVHGVTTKDLRIESHDGEVEIDHPQLGWDNFLEVFRNFGSGGPRAEVSVAVPRSIALNLGVVSAGALVSGIRNDARLSTVSGDLIVDTLIGDLTVNTVSGDVQVRGLTGSINANSVSGDVAVTGVVRKATVDIVSGSTTVDAAGDVNTISVNSVSGGTTVRLDESLAANYVIRSLSGRLLIDGIERSSSGPSNYTGTKGELAGRFVDLRVNSVSGGVTVLRRTPESITNDAEWEEEA
- a CDS encoding PadR family transcriptional regulator, with translation MTPAVFSHGDLRLYLLSLLAESPQHGYGIIQALTDRTGGTYTPSAGTIYPRLAKLEEEGLVTKTVDGRTTIYAITDEGRAELASRENDLAGIESGLADSVRLIANEVRQSVQDAMKTLRADLASAAHDERQSAKSRPRSASDDTRVTSREEMHRADAVINAFRARIRTDLRTHVAQGGALPANVVTDLENALDAAARAVTVGISTTR
- a CDS encoding CatA-like O-acetyltransferase translates to MSTLRPIDVDSWPRAEHFRHYSTAVPCSYALTVELDATRLTAAIRNAARKTYPTQIWALADAVNRHEQFRMGLTADGAPGIWDVVHPAFTVFNPERETFASVWTPYDPDFATFQEHAVDLLSTHRSATEMFPQSDTPPNTFDVSSLPWTTFTAFSLQIKDAGTHLPPIFTLGRYVERAGQVIQPLAIQIHHAAADGFHTGRLVDDLQRLFDDPSWVG
- a CDS encoding universal stress protein; this encodes MTENTSTPSDEAAQNAALQKAVIVGVQPHQDGRVVDEAVRYARLLGVPLVVAHVDVTRFVTYEDPDGYVHSAPIDINFDAGAAEFEAVQAAVAPALDASGITWTARQLVGDPALAIKQLAHKLDAQLIVIGTRKRGIGESIREFFTGSVAARLAHRQHRSILVVPLGDLVPDSQKEIWPEAAE